In the Malania oleifera isolate guangnan ecotype guangnan chromosome 1, ASM2987363v1, whole genome shotgun sequence genome, one interval contains:
- the LOC131160291 gene encoding uncharacterized protein LOC131160291 produces MSFAFGSDDFVYDCVMEKRRIDDYEPGTVPLPRLLDRFGFVKQELDNSPDSVTKIRSAFEYERDERRVRKWRKMIGIGGSDWKHYVRRKSHVVNRRIRKGIPDCLRGLVWQLISGSRDLLLMNPGVYEQLVIYETSASELDIIRDISRTFPSHVFFQQRHGPGQRSLYNVLKAYSVYDRDVGYVQGMGFLAGLLLLYMSEEDAFWLLVALLKGAVHAPMEGLYLAGLPLVQQYLFQFDHLVREHLPKLGEHFSQEMINPSMYASQWFITVFSYSFPFHLALRIWDVFLNEGVKIVFKVGLALLKYCHDELIKLPFEKLIHALRNFPDDAMNPDILLPMAYPIKVTKRLEELKMEYEKRNVKPIQSLECSEKQEQPVEMR; encoded by the exons TCCCACTGCCCAGGCTCTTGGACAGATTTGGATTTGTGAAGCAGGAACTTGACAACTCTCCTGACAGTGTAACCAAGATCAGGTCGGCATTTGAATATGAGAG GGATGAAAGAAGGGTTAGAAAATGGCGGAAAATGATTGGAATTGGAGGGAGTGACTGGAAGCATTATGTTAGGAGGAAGTCTCATGTGGTAAACAGGCGTATAAGGAAAGGAATTCCAGATTGTTTGAGAGGCCTTGTTTGGCAGTTGATATCTGGAAGTCGAGATCTTTTGCTGATGAACCCTGGGGTCTATGAG CAACTAGTAATATATGAGACATCGGCTTCGGAATTGGATATAATTCGAGACATATCTCGAACTTTCCCTTCACATGTTTTCTTCCAGCAGAGACATGGACCTGGTCAAAGATCCCTTTACAATGTTTTGAAGGCATACTCTGTGTATGACAGAGATGTTGGATATGTTCAG GGAATGGGATTTTTGGCTGGTCTGTTGCTTCTTTATATGAGTGAAGAAGATGCATTTTGGTTGTTGGTTGCACTATTGAAAGGGGCTGTCCATGCTCCAATGGAAGGATTATATTTG GCTGGATTGCCTTTGGTGCAGCAATACCTTTTCCAATTTGACCATTTGGTGAGAGAGCACTTACCAAAACTAGGAGAACATTTTTCCCAAGAAATGATAAACCCCAGCATGTATGCAAGCCAATGGTTCATTACAGTTTTCTCATACTCGTTTCCTTTCCACTTGGCTCTTCGAATCTGGGATGTCTTTCTTAACGAG GGcgttaaaattgtttttaaagTTGGTTTGGCGTTGCTGAAATATTGCCATGATGAATTA ATTAAATTACCCTTTGAAAAACTTATACATGCCCTGCGTAACTTCCCTGACGATGCAATGAATCCAGACATCTTATTGCCAATGGCATACCCAATCAAg GTAACCAAACGTTTGGAAGAATTGAAGATGGAATATGAGAAAAGAAATGTGAAGCCAATCCAATCTTTGGAATGTAGCGAAAAGCAGGAACAGCCTGTGGAAATGCGTTAA